The Photobacterium sp. CCB-ST2H9 DNA segment TGCGGTGGCAGCCTACTTTTTGTATGGGTTTTATCACGAGCGAAACACTACGACAGAACAAACAGAGTTCATTTCGTTCCGTGATACCTGGAAACATATTTACACATCCACCCTGTTCCGTCGCTGCACATTCGATGCCTGTATTCTGTTCTTCGCAGGCAGTGTGATCTGGTCAATGATGCCTTTCATTGCCAAGTATCACTTAAATCAGAGCACAGCAGGACAAGGTAGCTTAATGGGCGCAACCGGTCTGGGAGCACTCTTAACCGTTGTCGTCTTGCCGGCTGTGCTGAAATTCCGCCGTAATCACCACAGCTACTGGCTGTGCTACAGCCTGATGATATCGTCCATTGCAGCCATCTGGCTGAGCAGTCATCTGACGCTCATCTTTGTCGCGCTCATGATCTTTGGCCTGAGCTGGAGTATGGCTGTGACCCTGCTGAACGGAGAAATCCAGTCTTCCTTTCTGCGGCAAATGCTCTCCCGTGTGATTGCGATCTATCTGATCGTCATGTATCTGGCTCAGGCAGCCGGATCGCTCTGGGCAGGACTGGTCAGTCAGTTCTTTGAAACCCGTGCCGCACTGATGTGCTCGGTCGTTGTTTTAGCTCTGGGTCTGGGTTTACGAACCCTGATGTTTGCATCCACTGATGATGATAAGGAATAGAATGATGAAACGAATCACGTTAACCCTTGTGGGCGGCGGCGCATCATCACTTGCTTTTCTTGATGCTTTTACCCGTCATTGGAATGTTGTTCAAAACCAGGATGTTGTGATTTTTGTCATGGAGAAAAAAAGTGTATGGGGGGTTGGCAATGCCTATGCTGAGGACAGCCATTCCAACCTGCTCAATACGCAGGCTGGGCTGATATCCGGCATCCCCGGACAACCCGGCGACTTCATGCACTGGCTGAAAGCTCACCCGTTAAAATGGCAGCCGGACTTTCCTGAGCTGAACATTGATGCATCCACCTATGCGCCGCGTGCCCTGTTCGGACGCTACATGCAGGACCGATTCTTCCGTGTGATCCGGCAAGCCGCAGAAAAAAATATTTTCATCGTGACCGTTGCTGCATCTGTCACGTCGATCTGTGCTGACGACGATTCAACCCGGTACATCGTATCCACAGAATGCGGACATCAATTGCCGAGTGATGCGGTGATTCTGGCGTGCGGCACACATACAAAAGTTATGGATAGCGCACAGCAGCAAGGCAAAATTTTTTCCAGTCCGTATCCCGTACGTTCAGTAACCCGTGCCATCAATGAGCATGATAACGTTGTCGTCTTCGGAGCACGACTCAGCGCCATCGACATCGTCGTTGGACTGATAGAACGGGGTCACAAAGGAAAAATACAGTTACGGTCACGGGGAGGCTTTTTCCCTAGCGTGCGAGGAACACAAGGGACGTACCGAAATCAATTTTTATCGCCAGGCTATATTGAACAAAACTTCGAGACATTATCACTTGCTCATCTGGCACAGCTATTCCATCTCGAACTCAGCCACTATCGGAAAAATTATGAAGATACACCGGAATCGCTGCAGTTTCCCACGCCACCAGTGACTGATTTTCGGCATTACCTCCGAAAAGAAATTGCACTGGCCGATGGCCCCCGGGGCTGGCAGGCGATTCTTTACAGTGCGAACACCGCTCTGGATATTATCCGCCGGAAACTGGCTGAAGAAGACAAACGACGCTTCTTCGCTGAAAGCTGGTCCAATGCCATGGCATTGCGGGTCTCGATCCCGAAAGAGAATGCTGAAAAGTTGCTGGCAGCGGTTGAATCCGGACAACTGAGCTATCAGACAGGCCCTGATTCAAAAGTTGCTGATTCACCTGCAGATGTTGTTGTGTATGCCACAGGGAATGCCCGCGATCTGACCCAGGCGGACTCCCCTTTATTGCACCACATG contains these protein-coding regions:
- a CDS encoding MFS transporter — protein: MHAELIAVARNPQYRHFWVANILSNGAIWIQNTTSSIALTHLSTSAVVNSLVQVAATLPFLLFGILAGQVGDKYSKPLVLTVAQLSLGLVSLTLAAATWWGLLSPALLVGVTAAFSVATVFRMPVAQAGIALTVPRDQVRHAAVLNNLGFNIARAVGPAIAGSLLLALAYFQVYLLTAAMLLAVAAYFLYGFYHERNTTTEQTEFISFRDTWKHIYTSTLFRRCTFDACILFFAGSVIWSMMPFIAKYHLNQSTAGQGSLMGATGLGALLTVVVLPAVLKFRRNHHSYWLCYSLMISSIAAIWLSSHLTLIFVALMIFGLSWSMAVTLLNGEIQSSFLRQMLSRVIAIYLIVMYLAQAAGSLWAGLVSQFFETRAALMCSVVVLALGLGLRTLMFASTDDDKE
- a CDS encoding FAD/NAD(P)-binding protein, which translates into the protein MMKRITLTLVGGGASSLAFLDAFTRHWNVVQNQDVVIFVMEKKSVWGVGNAYAEDSHSNLLNTQAGLISGIPGQPGDFMHWLKAHPLKWQPDFPELNIDASTYAPRALFGRYMQDRFFRVIRQAAEKNIFIVTVAASVTSICADDDSTRYIVSTECGHQLPSDAVILACGTHTKVMDSAQQQGKIFSSPYPVRSVTRAINEHDNVVVFGARLSAIDIVVGLIERGHKGKIQLRSRGGFFPSVRGTQGTYRNQFLSPGYIEQNFETLSLAHLAQLFHLELSHYRKNYEDTPESLQFPTPPVTDFRHYLRKEIALADGPRGWQAILYSANTALDIIRRKLAEEDKRRFFAESWSNAMALRVSIPKENAEKLLAAVESGQLSYQTGPDSKVADSPADVVVYATGNARDLTQADSPLLHHMFASGLAVSHPHGGLQILNETYQVLDHRGFAHPKIFALGEITNGNFLFTSALDLIVEHGSRCAISVIAALTQSEPPTEDSPWEHEVGNEVR